From Proteiniborus sp. MB09-C3, the proteins below share one genomic window:
- the grpE gene encoding nucleotide exchange factor GrpE — MEKKAKEDFVEPNLENECIDSTIEEMENDKEMNMEELLEKYNNKISECEELSNRYVRLQADFNNFKKRTEKEKESIYQYAAQELITSLLPVMDNFDRALKVDTEESTVDNLYKGVEMVYKQLIESLQANGLEEINAVGEKFDPNYHHAVAQEENDDYDADVVTEVFLKGYKVKDKVIRPSMVKVSK; from the coding sequence ATGGAGAAAAAAGCGAAAGAAGATTTTGTTGAGCCTAATTTAGAAAATGAATGTATTGACAGTACTATTGAAGAAATGGAAAATGATAAAGAGATGAATATGGAAGAACTTTTAGAGAAATATAATAATAAAATATCAGAATGTGAAGAACTTTCAAATAGGTATGTTAGGCTTCAAGCTGATTTCAACAATTTTAAAAAGAGAACAGAAAAAGAAAAAGAAAGCATATATCAATATGCAGCACAAGAACTTATCACATCATTGCTTCCTGTCATGGACAACTTCGACAGGGCACTAAAGGTAGACACTGAAGAATCTACTGTAGATAATTTATACAAAGGGGTGGAGATGGTCTATAAGCAATTAATAGAATCTCTTCAAGCCAATGGTTTAGAAGAAATAAATGCAGTTGGTGAAAAGTTTGATCCAAACTATCATCATGCAGTTGCTCAAGAAGAAAATGATGATTATGATGCTGATGTAGTGACAGAAGTGTTTTTAAAAGGCTACAAAGTAAAAGACAAAGTTATAAGACCTAGTATGGTTAAGGTTTCAAAATAA